The sequence taattatgtaggacgTTTAGAAGTTtgaaacccagaattgaccaaaagtgcaccaaattcaccaaacacaaatgactcaatacacttggaggaggcctgcgttctttcttttccagatattttaggatttggatatcgCTTCAGTATCaagtatcaagatatttatggaAGGTATTGTatcaaagtcataattttggtatcgtgacaacactatgacagagccactctgttttctagatgtcaaagatcggaggctctaccaccaacaagtgatgctgctcaatggcatattagaagagcacattatcaagctctagtatggaggcaagcacacataccaaatccagtgttactagaagtaaaatgttttttacttgtcggtGTTGCTGATGGTAGATGCAGTtttgcattaggcttattcccgctatctaagttcatatgtactgtaggatagttgaaggttatctgtgcaatttgttattgtgatgaaatgcattaaacatcacgagtgactcactatgttagcaataaaaaaaatggttgtgttttgattagaatttccgagtttattacatgttaactgtattCATGTTCCGATTAAAtatgttaataaactatagtatggcttctataatgctcaaacatgtatttagagaacacttttatttggttttagtgattacttttgaaatcaacccaatttagggaaaaataagcaaaaataatcgctattttatgttaaaatgctgattatgcggcttagaactcagaattgagcttggtaaacaaaatattcaaaaTCAGCACCCTCCaattaggtaagaagggtggtttaccaacttttcctcaaatttgccgtcagaagttctcttctgtgaagctgctctccctctacaTATTACAGTTCTGCAACTGTAGCCTATCCACTTTGACTGATAATCATTTCGAATCCACCTTAAACCCAATAAGGTAAAAGAGGAGGAGCTGTGGTTAGCAAGTGGGCGTGAGTGATTGTGAAAGACTGCGGAGGAAAAAAATCCAACAACAATTAAAAACTTGTGTGTCAGCTGGACTcctcacatactctcacacaagCTGTGAAGAGTTTGTCTTCCTCTTCTAGCCCAACAAACTGGGTCCTCTAGCCAAGTCCTGGgctgagaaagaaagataaagagagagagagagagagagttggggaaGACAGAAAGAGCTAAAGAAACAGATtaagagtgtgaaagagagaaagaaaagaccgGCATCATGGCAGAAACCAGTATGAAGATCAAGCTGCCCGTGGCCTGCTTCATCATGCagatcatcctcatcatcatctttgGCGTATTGGTGGAATACGACGATGGAACTGACGCCAAGAAATTTCACCAGCTGCAGAGCAATGGCACAACCGACATTGAGAATGAATTCTACTTTAGATACCCCAGTAAGTTACCTTTGGGGCAGCCCTGGACTAAAAAGTAAAACATTGCTGTTTTTCATTTGATATACTTTTTTCCATCCCAATAGCCTAAAAGTAATTAGATTGTTAagtaaaaatacattttgtaaattgtgtgtgtccttcaatctatttttttaaattgataCAATATAAAAGTATAACATAACAATAAAATTCAAATTATACATTCGAACAAATGACTTTTATCGATCAAGCACGATTCGCGCAAACATGAAAACTCGAGAAAAACTTCTGGAAGAAGACACCAAGGAAGACACCACTTGAGTGGATGGTTGTGTTCGGCAGAACAAGAGGACACTTTGTCAGGTAAGAGAGGAATTAACCAAAATGACAAGTCTCCGTTATCCTTGCCCTTTATTTCAGTACTTATACTATAATTTTAAGGTGACTAGTTACGTTTTTAAAAGGTGACTTTCTTGGCACCGTTTTACTGATAGCCAGGTTACCTAATGGCAGTGACCGTTAACGTATAGCATTTGCAGGATAGCACGACCTAGCATTTAAATATTTGTATAGCATCAAGGTCATATCATTTAAATGAACAGACACGCAGATTTGAAGTTTTTATAACGTCAATTTAGGCTTTAGCGGTATAGCGTTAACCTGGCGCCATTTGACAGCTAACAAATAATAGCTAGCAGCTATGaacatgctaacgttaacgttcacTTAAGGTTGGATACTGTTAGAAAGACCGCCAGAATGTTCTCACAGGCATTGAAGTTAGATGCGGCAGTGGAGTGAGAATGAGACTTTGTGCCTCATGTGCATAATTTATAAAATGTAAGTTTTGATGTTGACACCTAAATGTGTATCAGTACTGTTTGTAGAGTATTAAGTTGTAATGCTGTTAATAATATTATGGCCAAGATTGCTATCTGAACGAGATCTTATAAATCGCCCGTCCTGTATTatcgccctgtgtgtgtgtcacttaatattaattttatACACACTAACACGGCGGATTcgtaaagaaacgcaagcacccacaccacaagtataaaaaaaaagttttcatGACCAAAGTTCGCAGTATATTGCATTTCTCCGCCGACAATTAAATTAATCACCTCAATATGCGAGTGACGTGTTTACGGAGTTTAAGCTAACTCTTTACTACTGGCTCCGCTCGGGGAGTTCAATGCCAATATGAAGCGGATTTTGTTGTATGTTAAATGTTGAATTTGTGAAAGAGGAAATGCATTTAGACTCTGAAACTGAAAAACTGAAACTGTTTTTATGTTTGAATTTTAGGGAAGCTGCTGCTTGGTTTGCATATTTCCTGGTGCCTAGTAGTTTGGGTTGCTCGAGTTCCTGGCTGGTAGTTTTGTTTGTGTCCAATCTTCGCTAACACTTGTAAGTTCTTTTTGCCATTGTGTCTCTTCCTTGTATAAGACAAGTCAAGCGTAATGTTACTTCTGTGATAAAAAGATGACAAGTGAGTTGTTCAGAACCTTCCTATTTAGTAAACTctttgtacacaaacaatgttctcaatgctcaagttcatgtgtagagacactgatgatactttgatcaaagtttcatgttgtatcgagccttcttagtgtttctctctctctctctctctctctttctctctctctctctctctccctccctgcaggGATGTCATATAAACACAGGCGCATAACCGGTTCTACACATGCAGCTTATGTAATGCAAAACAAGCAGTGGTGTACTTATTTATGCTCACTCAACAGGGGTTGCACAGTCACTCAGTTCAGGAAATACAGAATAAGCAGGggtgtctctcacacactcaactGAGTCTGGTCAGCATTCCTTAATATGTTTTGTGTTGCCAGGATATGCCAGGTGATGGACTGGAGCTGGATGGAATGGCCGTCTTCATCAGGGACACGGACACCAGGGTTCTCATTAAGGGCACAGAGGTCCTCAATAACTTGCCCTCAACAGCAACTGCTGTGTCAATGTTATTTGGACTGGCATATGTGCTAAACCTTCAGTATCCAAAAGAATTGAAATTCACTTTTGAATTTTTCCAGAAAGTCTTAATGGAACTTGACCCCAGAAAGATGACCCCCAAAGTATGTCGCCTCTGTACTCTGCTGCACAGTCAATGACAGCCTCTATTGAATATGTTAGCTTTGTAGAACACATACACGGGATAATCCACAATATCTTTTGTAATAGAAATTCAGTAGTTGTTTGTTCACTGGATGTGGTGCTATTGCAATTGATGCTGTGGCTTTAAtcttttatatatgtatatttgttAATCCACAATCAGTATTACCGTGAGGGAAGCAGACCACTTGTTTTTAGATCTTTGACATTCTTATtttgcagaacacacacacaggatgggaGAAGTTCAGTCTCCACTATATCTTTTGTAATAGAAATTCAGTAGTTGTTTGTTCACTGGATGTGGTGCCATTGCAATTGATGCTGTGGCTTTAATCttttgtatatatgtatatatttgtgtgtgtgtgtatatatatatatatatatatatatgtcttaCAACAGAATTTACTGttgtatgtatttgtatgttatgtgtttgtattgtattgtaagaCAGAATTTACTGTTGAATGAATTTGTATTGATAAAACAATGTATTTATTGTTCTGCCAAAAAAGTTAATGTCTGTAATCTTAACAGTGCTTTTCAtacatttaataaatatttaaaaGAACGTTTGGTCTCACTGACTTtttaggaaaaaaatattgagataATTTTAAATGGTTAGATTATGCCAATTACAGAGCCTTTTATATTACTTGcaataaatacatatttcatATTGAAGAAAACTTAATTAAGATCAAGTCAgtaaaaaaactttctttccaTTCAAGCCAATTTAAATGTTTAGTGTATACCAAATTCTGAAAAGAGTTTGCATGAAATGCATGCATTTATTTGCATATATTTAAGCCaatttaaaatattgatttaCACCAAATTAAGAAAATGCAGAAAATTAGTTTAAACTGAATAGTTTCTGAACCTTAGATCAATGTAAAATCTTTATTGTGAATGGTTACACTCATTTTATTAAGTTAATCCAATgtttcattttttacagtgactggttagcgcttcggacttgtaactggagggttgccggttcgaaaccccaaccagtaggcacggctgaagtgcccttgagcaaggcacctaacccctcactgctccccgagcgccaatgttgatgcaggcagctcactgcaccgggattagtgtgtgcttcacctcactgtgtactCACTGTGTGAtaagtgtttcactaatttacggattgggataaatgcagagaccaaatttccctcacgggatcaaaagagtatatatacttatacttacttacttatacctGATTGGAGGCAAAGGGGGGTACAGATAAAGATTTGGGCATTGGCAAGATTCACCTGGATGCTTCTCCTGGTGTTTGCTGGGTGTTGGCTGCGGTGGCTGAGCTTTGGTAGTTAAGAACTCACTGGTGGGCTGTGCTTTAATGCTGTACACTTCTTGCATGGTATTAAGTGGTCTTTGcattcaggaaacacaaactCTTCACAGCAGGGCATGTTTTTGCAATGTCCCTGTTCACAGTTTTATGGTGGATAACTGTGAGACATAACTTTACTGAATGACAATAAGAATAACATTGCATGGTATTAGCAGGTGTAACACTATTATTATGCAGGTGTAACACTAACAATGCCGTGATTGCATACACATTTTGCATAAACTTATTGAGATAGACAGTTAAGAAGTCAGAGAGAGATGCTTTTCATGAAAGTTGTTTAAAAttcacaaaaacattttttttcaaggGAACAGTACTGTATTTGTTCATTAAGTAAGAAGTGCTGTTGGTTTAAAACCAGTCATATTAGAATATCAGCAGACCGTAGGCCTTTGCTGACTGTTCTTTTCTGCAGCGCTGCCATATTATGTGGTCAAACTTTGTCCACACAGTAATTTTTCTTAATGAGACAGAAATGTTTTTGTCTTTGCTTAGTCTTGCATGCATGTTTGCAAGTCCCCATTGCTGCCAAGTAAACATGCAGCGTCAGGTGCTTGTATGGCTCATTTAAGGATATCGAGCAGTTTTCCTCCTTCTAACTTTTCTTTTGAATGGGGTAGCATGCACACTTTTATGGTTTATTCATGAAACCCCCCACATGGATAAACATTTGGCTTCACGGCAGCTGGCCCTGTTCAAGAATcgaacacatttaaatatgcaatTTATTTGGAATATTGAGATAGAGGCTATTGAAGTGTCCCTCTGTGGTCTCTGGTGTTGGGATGCTTGACTTCATTTCAGCATTCTTTACACAGGACCACAAACTTGCAGTGGTCAGTTCATTCTCACCACAAACACTAGTATCTTCAGTAGCCCTGGCTGTCTATCACCTTACTGTGAGTTCCACTTTAAACCTGTTCCACTCTAACCATGCGTGCATGGGAGGGGCTAGAGTGAGGCAGCCTGAGCACTGAGGATGAGCTGCTGGGAGTTCACCTGTGTGTGAATCTTCACCTGTcagtacatgcacatacacacacacactcacagtcacagtctcacacacacacacacactacatatacaGACGCAtacacttacatgcacacacacacacacacgtatacatacacacacacagacgtacacactcacatacacagactcacacactcacatacacagacgtacacacatgcacacacacacacacccacgcttACCCAGAGGGGGGTCTATGGGGCCAAGCAGCTGGGCTAAGAGAGCCTTGAGGGGAAGCTGTCTCACTCAGTCTCACACTTAGAAATGTGAGAATAGGGGTTAGGAATGTGcacaacagaaagagagatgaagagacagatagagagggagagaaaatgtcatggtggtgtttttttttttttttttactgaagtACAGCAAACCAAACCCGTAGGAATCTTTGTAGTGActttttaacacacacaagACTGCTAGACTAGCCATACCCACTTAGTCTCACTTTTGTCaacaaagaaaacagaaagCAAGTTAGGGCCATACAAAGATATTACTGCTCAGGTAACACAAAATCTATTAATCTTTAACATTGCCTGTTTTCATTAGATGAGCAGCAGTAGATTTAATAAGGTCAGAAGACAGATCAATGGTTGACAGGTGAAATCACTCGCCTTGGCAATTTGACTAAAAGTTAACAGAAGCACAATTGTTCTCCCTGATCATAACAATGTCCGGATGTATAGCCCGGAAAGATGTTATGCAATGCTATAGAGATGATATTCTTGTTGGTCTTTGACCTGTGGCTTGCTAAAGCACTGATTACCAAATATCGTCTGTCCTAGGTTGAAATATGGTATCAGataatactgtatatatgtgtgagtgtaataTGCTGCTTGATAAGGCACCAAAAACATATTTGTGATACAAAACCTGAtatttatgaagccatgaatcaAGTTGCCATGACACtgacagcctgtgtgtgtgtgtgtgtgggggggggggggggtgtttgggtgtagatgtgagtgtgtgtgtgtttttgtttttgtgtgagttTATGGTGCTTGATGCCACAAGCTATCTGGGCCAGCTCACCCTCAGGGACTTTGGCAGCTTCAATTGCCCCTTGTGCCGAATGCTAGTCGCATGGCAACCACACAGAAAGAGATTGTCCTAGGCTGCCTAAGAACGGTGCTGTTCACAGATGTCTAACAAGAAAAGCAAGGTGCAAATTAGCAACCTTATTTGACCTCACAAACCATGTCTGATTTCTGTGaaatgttatggttatgggattctGCAGACGCCTTTgcccaaagcgacacacaaatacaaaaacaacataatatttaaaatataacaGGGAACAGAATGTGTTTTGCTTATTGTAATAATAATGCATCCAGCTGATAAGTTGCAGCACTTTCCCAATCTTTTAAATGTTTGCAGAGAAATAAACCCTTGTCCATGTCTAAGCAAACATGCATGTTTGCGCAAAGCTCTCGAATGAGCTGTTGTCACAAGTGCTTAAGTGGTTTGCACATATTCCATTAAGTACACACATTGGCACATACATATTAAAATGTGTTTGCATTGGACGTACAAGATGCATCACTTTCTGACTACCAAAGCAGCTTCGAGTTCAATGAATCCATGCATGCTGTTATTTTCATGAAAATAGCCCCCATGTTCAAAACATGGTGACCATAtagaatgaaatgaaaatgttgatTTCGATGCCTACGATGTTTTGAATTATTTTCATGTATCTCTGGCACAGCAAAAAGATTGGTATGTCTGATGTGGCCTCTCTCTGACtgccctccctgtgtgtgtgtgtgcgtgtgcgtgcgtgtgtgtgtgtgttatcaaacAGGCTTCCAGGACGTGCACGTGATGATCTTTGTGGGCTTCGGCTTCCTCATGACCTTCCTGAAGCGCTATGGCTTCAGCAGCGTGGGCTTCAACTTCCTGATCGCCGCGCTGGCCCTCCAGTGGGCCACCCTCATGCAGGGCTTCTTCCACGGCATGCACCACGGCAAGATCCACATCGGAGTGGagaggtgcgcacacacacacacacgcatacacacacatgcacacaaacacacatacttacatacatacacaccaacacacacatacacatggtaacacaaacagacacgcaCCAATGATCtctattactctctctctcattctctctctcgttctctttctctctctcacacacacacacacatacacacacaccgtttaTTTAATACACTTTGCATATACCTTCACTACAGTATGAAAACGTACTGTAGCCCATACTCCCTATGACATACAACTTTTTCACCACAGCTGCTATTACTTGGTGCCTTTTGGTTGCTTTATATTTGCCTGCTTTACCTGCTCATGTTGCTACACCTCATTGGCAGCATGATCAACGCTGACTTCTGTACGGGGTCGGTGCTCATCTCTTTTGGAGCGGTGCTCGGCAAGACCAGCCCTGTCCAGCTGCTGGTGATGGCCGTCATTGAAGTCACTCTGTTCGCTATAAACGAGTTCATTCTGCTTGGCCCTCTTGGAGTGAGTGTTCATATCCTCACACCCATTCACACTTAcatccacactcacacccacacatccacactctcacaaacacaccaacgcACCAGAAACAGTATGTATGTGCTAGGAACATGAAACAATTTAGGAAAGACTGCTCAGAATATGTATTAGTGTTCATGTATTTGTCCTTACGTGTATTTAACAATTACCAGAAATCATTGCAAACATTTTAAAAGGATGTATTTGTGTCATACTGTCTTATACATCTTGTAaaagatgaatgaatgaatgaccgAGTCTCCTTGCAGGCCAAAGATGCCGGTGGATCCATGACCATCCACACATTCGGTGCTTACTTTGGCCTGGTCGTGGCTCGCGTGCTTTACCGCCCGAACCTGGACAAGAGCAAGCACAAAAACGGCTCTGTCTACCATTCAGACCTTTTCGCTATGATTGGTAAGCAACCTCATTTTTCATGTCTTATGAAACTCAGTGGATTGATGGAGATTGCATCACCTGTAAGCCAACAGATTGCATCACCCTGGGGGTGCCTACAAATCATGCCAATAACTGGAGAATTTacttgggggaaaaaaatggtTTGGTTTCACCAAATGTAAGCTGTCATACCAGTTTAAGCATGACTGTTATATTGAAGGAACCCTGCAGAAAGAAAGTAAATTAGTACTAATGCTAAACTTTGTTAGAATGTACCAGACCACAGAAACAAACCCCAAATCTCCCAACAACCTTACTGTAATATTGTGGTTTAAGGAGAAATATAAATCATATGTTCTAGAGCTGAGCATACCGATGGAATTATGTAATGAACTCTCTCATTTCTGACTTTCTCAGAAACCTAACTGTCATATTAAGTCATCAGTCATTTTGATAAATGAGGCTTCCAGTTATTGACGCCTGAATGTGACAACATGTGCTGAGAGAGTTAGTCATTCTCTAATCATCCTTATGTGCCTCTGCCAGTGATGAGTCATATACCTGCTCTGAGCTTTAATAAGTTGGACTTTTGGAACGCATTATTGGGGAAACATGAGATCaacaaaataaatcacatcAACAcactgtatgtgagagagactcACTTTTCTGTGTTACACTGAAACAAGTAAAGAACTAAACTGACTTGCCAAATGCTTTTCATTTCTGTGTTGTGGGAATCATGTCCAGCTGTTAGAGAGGCATGTTTCCCAACTGAACGTCTCCTTTGCAATGtggcttgaatgttattcctcattttgtcagttgctttggatacaagcgcttgctaaatgaataaatgtaaatactgtatgtaaatgtagcttgcatctcatctgtgtgtgtgtgtgcgcaggcacCATCTACCTGTGGATGTTCTGGCCCAGCTTCAACTCGGCCATCACTGCCCACGGAGATGACCAGCACAGGACGGCCATGAACACCTACTACTCCCTGGCATCCTGCACACTGGCCACCTACGGCATGTCCGCCCTGGTCTGCCACGAGGGCAAGCTGGACATGGTGAGGGGAGGGTGGAGGTCACTGTTGCACTATAATAGATGTTTATCacaggggcgtagcacaagatcctgggccctatgcgtaggcagtcctgatgggcccatgcccccccccccccccccaccatgcatatattccagacttttcaagggccctcttcCCCTTGGGGCCCTGGTAATCAGTCCCACGTTTACCCCCAGTTCGATGCCCCTGGTTTACCACACGTAACCTTGTCAAGTCATCttgttgatttgattgaataCAATTACCTAAAACATGTGGCTTCACATTACTACTTGATAAACTGTGCTACACACGTTAGCATAACTCAGACAAAGCAACGCGATGACTTGACTGGTTTATCTTGAGGGTGATCTtttgtttttacagtgtatgtgctgtgtgtgggttGTTCACAAGACTTGATTTCAAGCGTTGATCAAGTCAAGCCAAGTTTATCAAGTGTGCAATGAGCGCATCCATTCATTCTAGTTTAGATAGTGATCCAACTGCATGTGACTGTCAGCAGTTAGGAAGTTGAGGAATGTTTGCATTCACACGTCCATTCAGATGACTACAACTTTTTGAGTTGTTGGGCAGGTTCCTGCATTAAGTGTAGAAGTCATGGGTTTAACAAACCCACCAGATAGAACAGATAAGAGTCAACAGAGAACACAGTATACCAGAAACACACTATTGCATAACAGATTTGTTAAAAGGCAGCAAGTATATCCTTTAGGTAACAGTGTGCAGTAAAAAAGAGATCACACACAGGCCTATCATGGCTTATGTACTGCATAATCTTTGCATTGGTTGAGCACATATACCATTGTGCACAGGTAATACAGCCATGACGCATGGAGACTTAGCAATCAAAATCATTTTCATTGAGATATGTATGTAGATGGAAAGTTGAGTAAAATGTTACAGTGTTACAAAATTATCAGTTGTCATTtgaagttaaagttgactggtatttaacacacacttttatccaaagtgacacaaTGGTAACAATTGTAAGCTCAGGAATCAAACCTTGAGACCGATAGTCAGGTGGTGACGTTGTTCCACCACACCTGTCTAGACTTCCACCttaggtgaggagagagatgtgagCGTAGTAGGGACCCCCTGATGTGTATGGCTGGTTATGTAGTCTTTACGACCTCATCGCTCTGAGAGCTCTCCCTGGCAGTCTTCAACTTCCCACTGGGATCTCAACACCCCATTGGAATGGGATGTTGCAGAAGTATATGTCACTTTCCAGACCAGCTGCCTCTCAGGACTTTGTTTGTGTCCGCTGTGGCAGGAAGTGCTCTGGCTGTGCTTTGGCCTGGTGTGGCAGGAAGTGCTCTGGCTGTGCTTTGGCCTGGTGTGAGGGCTGCAACTGTGCACTGCACTGGTCCCCTACGAGCTAAATGCAGAAACAGTGCAGTGAACGAAAGGCTAGCGAATGAAAAACCCCTAGTTTTTACATGGACTGGGCAAAAAGCCATACACCTTCATTAAACTGATGTTGATTTTCTAGAAATAAGCAAGAttacatatacagtactgtaaatATTTTGTAAAAGTGGATAATAGTCAATTCAAGTCAAGCATTCCTTTATGTAGTGTAGATCTTgagtagcctgggtgccattccgaacttagtccttGAGTAGAGGGTGTAGAGCTTAAACTGATACCCACATGACCAGAAAAAGGTTGGATTTCATGTCTCTGGTGCCTGACATTCCAGAATTGCAAACACTTCATATTACTGTGTAGATAGAGACCCAGCAGCATGTGAGCATCATGCAGCGAAGAAGTTGGGGGAGTTGGACCACATACCAACGAACAATGCAATCAATCTTCCAATCTGCACGAGGAGAGAGCCTTGTAGTAGAGTAAAAGTAGCTAATGCAACGTGATTGAATGATAagttagaaagaaaaaaaaaacattttttacagTTTCCAGATGCCATGTGTTCACATTTTAGTCACCTGATGAGATGTCTTAGCATACACTTCAGATTGCATCACAGCACATGCATTACATGGACTTTATCTTGTGATAGGGGATGCAGTCTCTCCATCTGCGTTGGTTTCATAACTTGTGTGCGGTTGTCTCGTCATGCTCTCAGGTGCACATTCAGAATGCTGCTCTTGCTGGAGGTGTTGCCGTGGGAACAGCTGGAGAGATGATGCTGA is a genomic window of Alosa sapidissima isolate fAloSap1 chromosome 10, fAloSap1.pri, whole genome shotgun sequence containing:
- the rhbg gene encoding ammonium transporter Rh type B gives rise to the protein MAETSMKIKLPVACFIMQIILIIIFGVLVEYDDGTDAKKFHQLQSNGTTDIENEFYFRYPSFQDVHVMIFVGFGFLMTFLKRYGFSSVGFNFLIAALALQWATLMQGFFHGMHHGKIHIGVESMINADFCTGSVLISFGAVLGKTSPVQLLVMAVIEVTLFAINEFILLGPLGAKDAGGSMTIHTFGAYFGLVVARVLYRPNLDKSKHKNGSVYHSDLFAMIGTIYLWMFWPSFNSAITAHGDDQHRTAMNTYYSLASCTLATYGMSALVCHEGKLDMVHIQNAALAGGVAVGTAGEMMLTPFGSMIVGFLAGTISVLGYRFLSPIMEEKLRIQDTCGVHNLHGMPGVLGAIVGAVTASVASKDVYGDGLADVFPLIASGELDASTQGVRQAISLAVTLGIALLGGLITGFILKLPIYGAPPDTACYEDALYWEVPGEEEGQGELTTIRTEEGEKLNG